The DNA segment GCATTGTGACTCCTGACATCAGGCTTTCATTGAAGAACAAGGTAACGTGACTAAAAACGTCCTTTGCGGGGGATTGTTTCGTTTCGGGGGCCGGCTTTCCGAACAAGGATGGATTCCGCCGGTCCTCTTTTTGGGTGCCCCGGCAGGCGCGAACACCCGCCTGTCAGAATTTGTCAGATCTGGTCAATTCACTATCCGGGGGGCGGTATTGGAAAAAGCGAGGGTAGCGTAAGGCAATCATTGACTTTTGAACGGCGACCCGGTATTATGGTCGGGTAAATAACTGAGTCCCGTTCTTGTTTTCTCGAGTTGGTCTAATCACCAAAACTTTGAAGAAGCTAGAGTCAGGAATTCTCGCGCAATAGTGCGCACAAACGCGCACCCGGTGCAGCGCCGATTCGGCAGAATCAGGTGGTACGCTAAGGGGGCGTCACAGTGGAGTGTAGAATGAAAATCTACATCGGCAACATGTCTTTCAACACGACGGAAGACGATTTGCGCCAAACTTTTGAAAGTTTTGGTGAAGTCTCGGACATCAACATCATCACCGACCGCGACACGGGCCGCCCGCGCGGTTTTGCGTTCGTGGAAATGCCCGACTCCGGCGCCGCCAGCTCGGCGATCGCCGGCCTGAACGGCAAGGAACTCGATGGCCGGCAGTTGACGGTCAACGAGGCCAAACCCCGCACCAACGACAATCGTGGCGGCGGCGGCGGCGGTTTTCGCAAGCGGTCCTGGTAATCGTGAGTGAGACTCGTACAGGAGACCGGTTTTTCCGGTCTCCTTTTTTGTCGCTTTTCCAGTCCGACCCGGCAAGAGCAACCTCGCGCACCCTCAGCCAGTCTGTCAGCCGACGTGACCGATAGTAACCCGGAGTCACACGGCGTCAATGGCCGGCTGATCCAGCAATCACTGTCACGCTTTCAGCAACCGACCCGGCTGAAAAGCGTCTGGCAGCTGGTCAACACCCTGGTTCCGTATGCCGCACTGTGGATCGCTGCCTACAAGCTCGGGCAGATCTCCTTCTGGCTGATGCTGCCGGTGACCGTGGTGGCGGCCGGGTTTATGATCCGCACTTTCATCATCTTCCATGACTGCGGGCACGGGTCCTTTTTCCGCTCCAAAAAGGCCAATGATTTCTGGGGAGTGGTAACGGGCATTATCACGTTCACACCGTATCATTATTGGCGGGCGAGCCATGCCCGGCATCACGCGACCTCGGCGAATCTTGACCAGCGCGGGCACGGCGACGTCTGGATGATGACGGTCGCCGAGTATCTCGCGGCACCGCCGTTCAAGCGTCTCCAGTATCGGCTGTATCGCAATCCGATCGTCATGTTCCTTCTGGGGCCGTTGTTCATACTGCTGGTCACCCATCGCTTCGTGCGACGCAAAGCGTCGAAAACGCAGAAGCTGAGCGTGTACGGAACGAATCTCGGGATCATCGCGATCGGAGTGGCGCTCAGCCTGGTGATGGGAGTCTGGCAGTACCTGCTCATCCAGTTCATGATCCTGTTTCTGGGAATCATGGCCGGCATCTGGCTCTTCTACGTACAACATCAGTTTGAAGACGTGTACTGGGCCCGTGAGGAGGAGTGGGACTTCGTGACGGCGTCGCTCGACGGCGGTTCGTATTACAAGCTGCCGGCGGTCTTGCGATGGTTCACCGGCAGTATCGGTTACCACCACATTCACCACCTGAACTCCCGTATCCCGAACTACAACCTGCCGCATTGCCAGCGCGAGATAGAGAATCTCAAACAGCCGACCAAGTCGATCGGTCTCTGGAAAAGTCTGAAAGCGCTCGGCTATCGACTGTGGGACGAGGAGAGCCGCACGCTGGTCGGATTTCGCGGAGTCAACCGCCGCCTTCGCCAGCCCTCCGCACCATAAACGTCCCCGCCGCTACTCCTGAGGAGCGTCGGTGGCCAGAGAAAAGTGCTGCTGCACCAGCAGCCAGACGCCGTCCCGTTTCTCCAACACGCCGGTCCATCGGGCGTCTTCCCAACCTACCGGCTGACCGTCCCATTCCCCCATATCGTCGAGCAGACACGAGAACCACGCGACATCGCCGCCTCTCGACAGGTTGACGCGAAGCTCCTTGATATCGGCGCTGACGGCTTTGAAGCGCGGGTCAAAGAATATCCGTTCGGCATATGCCTGGAATTCGTCGAAGCCGTGGATGGTGGACCGGGAATTGGGATGAAAGATGAAAAACGACGAGTCTCGAGCCGTGTGGGCGTAGAGGCGGTCACGGTCCTTTTCCGGAATACACCAGGTAATACTCTCTCTGACCGCCGCCTGCACGGCGGCGATTTCTTTGTCGCGGTCAACGGCCTGTTGCATAGGCGAGCACCCCGTAATAACAATACCGATTACCATCAAGCCTAAGGTCAGTGATTTGCCCATAACGAACCCTCATAATTGGAGTCTTCTGCACGTGCAGAGAACCGGGTGAACGGACACGTATGGATCACGTGATCCATTATTACGAATACGTACAGGCGGACGACTGAGTTGCTATCCGTAAACGAAAAGCAGCGGCCGGTCAAGCGGGTTTACGGGCAAGAAAGAACTCCGGCAACGCCGGCTCCATATCCGGCGTGCCTGCCGGGGCGGCAATAACCTCGAATCCGACCCGTTCGAGCAGAGCGATCCAGGTCTGCCTCGGAAACAACCCCGCGACATGGCGGTCGTACACGTATCGCATGGTATTTCCGTCGCGCAGCAGATAAACCATGTCGCTGACCGAGACGGTATCGTTCGGGTCGGGATCCCAGTGCCATTCAAGGTAGCGCAGTCCCCGGTTGCCCCGGTCGTGACCGCCGTGACTGCACGAAGGCCTGAATGTCTCCCGGATGTGATCCGGCGCAAACAGCGCCACCCCGCCGGGGCGGCAGTGAATTGCGGCGGTAGCCATTGCCGAAGCGAGATCCTCCTCGGTGGCCATGTACATGATGGCATCCTGAACAAAAACGGCGTCGAACTGACGACCGAGACGGATGTGGCGCATGTCACCGAGAACGTGTTCGCACTGGGGATTGAGCGCGCGGCTGACTTCAAGCATGCCGACTGATACGTCGGACAGGGTCAACGCAAAGTGCTTCTTCATGTGCGAAGCGTTGTTGCCCCCTCCGCAGCCGAGTTCAAGAACCGTTCGAACGGGGCTGTCGGCCGCTTCCTGAATCGTGCGGGAATAGACGGCTGCCGCTTCGGCGTATTCTTCCGGGTCGGACAAAAGCGGCCACCAGTCGGCAAGGTCGCGATACAACAGCGGCTGGCCGCCCTCCCCGGCGTTTCCCGATTCTGTCATGTAATCCTCCGCACGCATATCCGAAGCATGCAGTTGTTATACGTCGAGAGACTCAATCCGGTTACGACTGGTCCAGTGACTTCTGCGTGCGACCGACCCAGCGGGGGGCGGAGTCGATTCGTTGTCTCAGCAAAAGGTTCAGCTGGGCGCTGTGGTGCTGCACGTGGCGCATGGTGTACAAATGCAGTTCCGCGACCGTCAGCTCTTTGCGGCCGTGCGCATTCAACTGTTGTGACGACTCCTCGGTAAGCGCCGATACGGCGGAGCGGCATTTGGCACGACAATAGCCCAGATACTCCAGCATTTCATCTTTGGAGTACGCGCGATCCGGAAACGCCCCCTCGGGATCAAACTCGCTGAGCGTATACGGCTCGGGCGGGCGGAACCCGTCGCCCGATTCCGACAAATAATAGTCCGTCCAAAACAGGGTGTGATATACCATATACCAGAACTCGTGGAATCCGGCCCGGTCGCCCCAAACGTGTTCGGGACAGGCGCGAATCGCATTTTCGAGCATATCGAGCGCGGCGCCAAACTGCCGCCAGACGGTTTCCTGCCAGAACCTGTGCATCGTGAACTCCTGATGTTTCGCTGAAAGTCAGTACGGGCAAAGAACACCCTCCGTAGACGGTCTGCCAATCACTTTCTGGGAACACGCTGGTGTTTATAGGGTGAGACCCTATGGGAACAGTTGATTTGGACAAGCTTGTATCGGCCCGAAGCGGCCTGCTGGCGTACATTCGGATGAAGCTCCACGACCACGATTTGGCCGAGGACATCCTGCAGGAGTCGCTGCTGAAAGCCGTCCGTGCCGCACCCGACCTTCGCGACGAGGACAAGCTGCTTCCCTGGTTTCACCGGATTGTCCGGAACGCCATTATCGACGCCTATCGTGCACGCAGGGTGCAGCAGCGGCTTTCCGAAGAGTATCGCGGCGCTCTTGAAACACTGCGGGAATCTGAAAGTCCGGAAGTCGCTGAAGTATGTGAATGTCTCGCCGGACTGCTTCCGACATTGCGGCCCGACTACGCTCGATTGATCGAATCGCTGGAACTGGCCGATGGCGACCCGGAGGCGCTGGCCCGCGAGCTGGGGATCAGTCGCAACAATCTTAAAGTCCGGCGACATCGTGCCCGCCGCGCGCTCCGCCGGCGGCTGGAAGAAACCTGCCGGCTCTGCGCTGCGCACGGTTGCCTCGACTGCTCATGTAAACGCGGATAGTCCCGGCCTGGCCGCCTGCCGTCTGATTTTTTTCCGTTTTTTCCCCCGCCCGGTGTAACCGTCGCGAGTCTCTCCGTCTTAACAGACAAAAGCGAACTCAGTTACGCAGGAGGACCTTCAATGAAGATGCACCATCACAACCATACGTATGCATCCCTGAACCATACGGCACTGGCAGCCACGGTTCACTGTCTCACCGGATGTGCCGTCGGGGAGATACTGGGGATGATTATCGGCACGGCTCTCGGGTGGGGAACGGTATCCACAATTGTGCTCGCAGTGGCACTGGCGTTTGTGTTCGGCTATTCTCTGACCATGATTCCCCTGATCCGATCGGGGTTTGCGCTGAAAACGGCCGCGGCATTGGCCTTTGCGGCAGACACGGCGTCAATCCTCATCATGGAAGTCGTCGACAACGCCATCATGTTGGTCATTCCGGGGGCAATGAGCGCGGGCCTGGATTCCTCGCTCTTCTGGGCCAGCCTGTCGGCGTCTCTGGTAATTGCAGGCACGGCAGCGTTTCCGGTCAACCGATGGCTGATTCGCCGGGGCCGGGGGCATGCTGTCGTTCACGGTCATCACGCAAACCGGTCGCGCCTGTCCGACGACCACCGGGTTCACCGTCTTTGTTAGAACGCGTGGCAAGCGCGCACGTCGCCGCGCGCCTCGACCGTCTCAGTCAACTCTCGGGCAAAGCACCAGCTCGGTGAATCGCATGGCGCTGGCCGGACCGTCGCCGTCGGTGTCGAAAGTGATGGATAACGTGCTCCTCCCGGTATCCGCCAGCCACACGCCCGGCGATGTCGATTCCCGCATAGGAACAGACTTGTTGCCCGGGAATACGAGCGTGATGAGACTGTCGGTGCCGGTGACCGATAAGGTGGCACTCTGCATCGGGAGCGTGTAAGACCCCACGAGGCGGCGGTACTTCTCAGGAATCGCGGTAGCTGTCGCGGCGGAATCCGTGTCAACAGAGCGCGGAAAGCGCTGGCGCTGATGAATCGTCAGGCTGCTCGATCTTCCCTCGGCGTCGAGTTCGAAGGAAACCGACACGCTCGACGTCAGCACGAAACACCATTCACCGTGCTCATCCGGATCCTTGAGTTCGAACACCATCTGACGGGGGATATCGATCGCCAGATGGTTGTTCTGCGAAAGGATGGTAAGAACGGTGTCCGGGCCGCGATACGCTCCGAGGAAAGGCTCGAAATCCTTCGCCGTCTCGACGGAGCGCCCTGCGTCGTCTTCGTCACTGACCGTAAAGGCGATTATCTCCATCTTCTCGGGGTTGAACATGGTTGCCTTCGAGGTCCATTCGCCGATTCGGATGTGGCTGCAATCGACAAAAGTCACTTCATCGACTGTCGCATCGATCGGGATCCACCCGGCTTCGCCCATGAAAACTTCATTCCACGCATGCTGACCGAACGCGCCGCCGTGTGTCGGCACATAGATACAACCGAAAACGCAGCGCGCGGGTATACCGACGGCGCGGCAGAAAGCGGCCACCAGGTTGGAATGCGAGCCGCACTCGCCAAGACGCGTTTCGTATGTTTTCAGCGCTGTCACGCCGCCCGGAAGATCATAGCCGATTTCCTTATTGACCCAGCTGCTGAGCCTCGTCACCGCCTCCCACGAATCGCGGGAACCCGCAGTCAGCTCCTGCGCTTTGGCGATGAGACTCGGGTCGTCCGACTCGATCATCTCTTGCGGCTGCAGATATTTCCAGAGAGAATCGGTAGCGGTGAAATCCGGCGGAAAGGGAGGCGCGCCGACACCGTTGTATCGTGCATGACTGATCTCAAAGACGCCGTCGACCATATTGTCCACTACCGTCCCCTCGAATGCCTGGCCGGGAACAGTCAGGCCTTCCGGAGTAATCCAGAGCCCGCCGGGCCGCATGACGGCACGCACCTTCATATACGAAAGTCCCCAGGGGTTACTGATGATGGTATCGACACGGGCGAAAAGCCGCTCGTCGAAGTCCGCGCGCACTATCCGATCGCGGACGCCGGGATCGGTGAGGTACTGGTCCCGCACGCCGGTCGACTTGAGAAGCAAACCGGTGGACGGATCGACCCAGAAGGTGGTGGCGACGCCGGTCGTCTTGTCCAGCTCCGTTACCTTCAGGGCGTCGTAAGTGGAGCCGGCCAGCTGGAGCGACTCGCGTCCGAGGTTGCGGTAGTGCACCGTGTTGACCGTCCCGTCCATTTCATTGAAGAGGCGACACTCCTGTTCCAGGAGAGTGTCTCTCACGAAGAAGTCCACGACATGATGCTGAAGTCGGCTGTTCTGAAGGATCGTTCCCGGCGGCAGGGCGACACGCGTGGTGTTGCTGTCTCCCGGGGCGACCATCTCGACCGTGTCACCACGCACGGTCATTGATGCGCCCACTATCTTCGTCCCCTGCTCGATGCGGCTGTTGTGTGCCACGTACATTCCAGTCGCCGAATCGATGAGGTAATCGAATTGGATATTGGCTTCTATCGACTTCCCGAAGGCTTTGATACTGAGCCACATGCTGTCAATCAGGTGCACGGCGGGACGCCCGCCGTGGTCGGTCGGCGTTACCACGACGTGTGCGTAGCCACATACGACATTGTTCTGCTCGATAGCGTAATAATACTCCTGCATCTCGGCTGCAGCCATGCGCGGGGTGACGTAAAGACCGAGAAGCGCAACTGCGAAAATCGCCCGGATGATTTTCATCGTGTGCTCCTTGTTTCGTTAGTTGATTGGTTCGCGAACGACCCGCTCTTACCCCGACGTTGAGTCGCGTGGTGACAGCTATGCTCGCCGGACGCAAAGATGGGCGGATACGTCGCGTCAATGCTGCTTTCTGTTTACGGAAATACTCTGTCAGAAGCGCATTATTCATGCCCCGTGCCGGGTGAATGCGCGCCAACAGCCCGGATAAAGCCCTGACAGGACATGTCATGCGTCCCACGCGGAGGGTGTGTGTACCCGGTCGTCAATTCTCAGTCGCCGGCCGAATCGGCCCCGGGTGACGCCGTCCCGAACAACTCGTGCATGCGACTTCGATAATCCTCGAACGCATTCCTTCCGGCCGCGCTGAGCCGGAGCGTGGTGCGTGGTTTCTTCCCTGCAAATGACTTCTCTACAGCTACGTACCCCGCACCCTCGAGGCGCGCGATATGGGACGACAGGTTTCCGGGGGTTTGTCCTGTCTGGTTCTTGAGAAAAAGAAAGTCGGCACGCTCCACTACATAGAGCAAAGCCATGATGTTGTAGCGCGACGGCTCGTGGATGAGACGATCCACATCCGGCATGGATCGCGCACTGTTCCCCCCGTTAGCCCGCATAGTGAGCCTCCGCCTTCGCTTTCGGGTACCGCTGTATGAACTTGAAAAGCTGGTACAACCCCGCACAGAAAATAATCAGGCCGGGGAGTCCAAACGAGATGACGGCGTTGGCCGGGGCTCCCACGAACGTCACGAGTAACTCCGACTCCAGAACCGCCGCCATGAGAAAAGCCAGATAAAGAAACAGCCGGGGGAAGTCGAGGGCGTAGATCGCAATGGCCGCAATCGGCGCCACCGCCATCGCCACCAGCCGCCACCCGTGTTCTGCGGCACCGCTGCCGGCCGTCATAATCACGACGGGCGCCAGCAGAATCGCGACTCCTGCACCGATGACAAGGATAATCCGGTTGCGGCTCTTTCGCTTCTGGCGAAACTCTACGGTTCCCATTCGGGGAATAGTGATATAGCGCTTGCCCAGCCACGGCAAAAGGACCGGCACAACAAGCAGGGCATAACCGACAAACCTCGAGATCCCAAGCGCATCTATCACCGCAAACCAGGCGAACACGATAAAGAACAGCGCAAACTGGATGTCGTAGATGCCGTCGCTGAAAGTCGATCGATAGGCGCGCCGTTCAAGCTCCTCGAGTGAATCGGAGTGTATCATGGCTTTCTGCCTCATCATAACAAGAGTTATCAACAAAAGACTTTGCATTACAGAGTAGTTTACGATTCAAAATAATGGATGTTTCAAGCCTGGAGAAGATTTCTCTTCGGGGATGCACCGAATGGCACAACTGATTCTACGGTAATGAGTTATACTGATTCGAGGGATCGAAAAACGGGGGCGGCGTGGCGCCGTCCCCGTGCCTGTGATCGGAATACCGGATGAGACCAAAATGCGGGATTGTGTGGTCCCGCGATCGTCCGCAGACTATCCCGCAGCGGGCTCGTCCTCGAGCTTCGGACCGGAAACACCACGGGAGCGTCGGATCTTCGAGAACGGAATCAACATCGGAACGCGCCTCGCATAGTCACGATAGCGTTCGCCGTGATGCCGGATGAGATCCCGCTCCTCGAACATCAGCCCGACAAGGATGTAGCCCGTTGTCATGGCCGCAAAAAAGAGACGGCTGTTACTCATCTCCGGCGCGGCCCAGAACGCGATTATAAAGCCAAGCATAATCGGATGGCGAATGATCTTGTACAGGCTGTGCTCTTTGAATGTCAGAGGCCCCGGCTCTCTTTGCAGCAGATACATGGTGACCTGTCGCAGTCCAAAAAGATCGAAATGATTAATGAGGAAGGTGGCAATCAGCACCACAAGCCATCCCGCCCAGAAAAGGGCGTTGAGTACCATCACCGCGATTTCGTTTTCAACCTGCCAGACCATCCCGCCAAGCGGACGCCACTGCCAGAAAATGAGCGCCAGCGAGAGATTGGCGGCGAGGACAAATGTCGACCGCACCGCCGCCGCCGGGATTATCCGACCAAGAGCGTTCTTGAACGCCGGCCGCGCCATGATGGTATGCTGGATCGCAAACACACCCAACAACAACGCGTTGATAAGAATCGCCGTCCCCAGCGGTCCCGGGATCCCCGAGTCAATTGACTTGGGTACCAAGATATTCCCCACGAAGCCGATCGCGTACAGAAAGACGCCCAGGAAAAAGACGTAGGTCAGGACGCCATAAACAAATACCAGGACTCGTTTCATACTGAAGTCCTCTGTGTTGATGTGTAACTAATGGTGCCCCGATCTGCCAGAACACCGCTTCGGGATCGGTCAATGTAGATAATATATAGCGATTTAATCTACATTACACCACGTAAACTGTCAAGGGGCGACGCGCGTGGCCCCCGCATCGGGGATCCGCCGAACGCTTCAAA comes from the Candidatus Zixiibacteriota bacterium genome and includes:
- a CDS encoding RNA-binding protein, giving the protein MKIYIGNMSFNTTEDDLRQTFESFGEVSDINIITDRDTGRPRGFAFVEMPDSGAASSAIAGLNGKELDGRQLTVNEAKPRTNDNRGGGGGGFRKRSW
- a CDS encoding DUF4396 domain-containing protein, coding for MKMHHHNHTYASLNHTALAATVHCLTGCAVGEILGMIIGTALGWGTVSTIVLAVALAFVFGYSLTMIPLIRSGFALKTAAALAFAADTASILIMEVVDNAIMLVIPGAMSAGLDSSLFWASLSASLVIAGTAAFPVNRWLIRRGRGHAVVHGHHANRSRLSDDHRVHRLC
- a CDS encoding transglutaminase-like domain-containing protein: MKIIRAIFAVALLGLYVTPRMAAAEMQEYYYAIEQNNVVCGYAHVVVTPTDHGGRPAVHLIDSMWLSIKAFGKSIEANIQFDYLIDSATGMYVAHNSRIEQGTKIVGASMTVRGDTVEMVAPGDSNTTRVALPPGTILQNSRLQHHVVDFFVRDTLLEQECRLFNEMDGTVNTVHYRNLGRESLQLAGSTYDALKVTELDKTTGVATTFWVDPSTGLLLKSTGVRDQYLTDPGVRDRIVRADFDERLFARVDTIISNPWGLSYMKVRAVMRPGGLWITPEGLTVPGQAFEGTVVDNMVDGVFEISHARYNGVGAPPFPPDFTATDSLWKYLQPQEMIESDDPSLIAKAQELTAGSRDSWEAVTRLSSWVNKEIGYDLPGGVTALKTYETRLGECGSHSNLVAAFCRAVGIPARCVFGCIYVPTHGGAFGQHAWNEVFMGEAGWIPIDATVDEVTFVDCSHIRIGEWTSKATMFNPEKMEIIAFTVSDEDDAGRSVETAKDFEPFLGAYRGPDTVLTILSQNNHLAIDIPRQMVFELKDPDEHGEWCFVLTSSVSVSFELDAEGRSSSLTIHQRQRFPRSVDTDSAATATAIPEKYRRLVGSYTLPMQSATLSVTGTDSLITLVFPGNKSVPMRESTSPGVWLADTGRSTLSITFDTDGDGPASAMRFTELVLCPRVD
- a CDS encoding transcriptional regulator is translated as MRANGGNSARSMPDVDRLIHEPSRYNIMALLYVVERADFLFLKNQTGQTPGNLSSHIARLEGAGYVAVEKSFAGKKPRTTLRLSAAGRNAFEDYRSRMHELFGTASPGADSAGD
- a CDS encoding class I SAM-dependent methyltransferase, producing MTESGNAGEGGQPLLYRDLADWWPLLSDPEEYAEAAAVYSRTIQEAADSPVRTVLELGCGGGNNASHMKKHFALTLSDVSVGMLEVSRALNPQCEHVLGDMRHIRLGRQFDAVFVQDAIMYMATEEDLASAMATAAIHCRPGGVALFAPDHIRETFRPSCSHGGHDRGNRGLRYLEWHWDPDPNDTVSVSDMVYLLRDGNTMRYVYDRHVAGLFPRQTWIALLERVGFEVIAAPAGTPDMEPALPEFFLARKPA
- a CDS encoding nuclear transport factor 2 family protein yields the protein MQQAVDRDKEIAAVQAAVRESITWCIPEKDRDRLYAHTARDSSFFIFHPNSRSTIHGFDEFQAYAERIFFDPRFKAVSADIKELRVNLSRGGDVAWFSCLLDDMGEWDGQPVGWEDARWTGVLEKRDGVWLLVQQHFSLATDAPQE
- a CDS encoding fatty acid desaturase: MTDSNPESHGVNGRLIQQSLSRFQQPTRLKSVWQLVNTLVPYAALWIAAYKLGQISFWLMLPVTVVAAGFMIRTFIIFHDCGHGSFFRSKKANDFWGVVTGIITFTPYHYWRASHARHHATSANLDQRGHGDVWMMTVAEYLAAPPFKRLQYRLYRNPIVMFLLGPLFILLVTHRFVRRKASKTQKLSVYGTNLGIIAIGVALSLVMGVWQYLLIQFMILFLGIMAGIWLFYVQHQFEDVYWAREEEWDFVTASLDGGSYYKLPAVLRWFTGSIGYHHIHHLNSRIPNYNLPHCQREIENLKQPTKSIGLWKSLKALGYRLWDEESRTLVGFRGVNRRLRQPSAP
- a CDS encoding sigma-70 family RNA polymerase sigma factor; this translates as MGTVDLDKLVSARSGLLAYIRMKLHDHDLAEDILQESLLKAVRAAPDLRDEDKLLPWFHRIVRNAIIDAYRARRVQQRLSEEYRGALETLRESESPEVAEVCECLAGLLPTLRPDYARLIESLELADGDPEALARELGISRNNLKVRRHRARRALRRRLEETCRLCAAHGCLDCSCKRG
- a CDS encoding NnrU family protein, with product MKRVLVFVYGVLTYVFFLGVFLYAIGFVGNILVPKSIDSGIPGPLGTAILINALLLGVFAIQHTIMARPAFKNALGRIIPAAAVRSTFVLAANLSLALIFWQWRPLGGMVWQVENEIAVMVLNALFWAGWLVVLIATFLINHFDLFGLRQVTMYLLQREPGPLTFKEHSLYKIIRHPIMLGFIIAFWAAPEMSNSRLFFAAMTTGYILVGLMFEERDLIRHHGERYRDYARRVPMLIPFSKIRRSRGVSGPKLEDEPAAG
- a CDS encoding DinB family protein: MHRFWQETVWRQFGAALDMLENAIRACPEHVWGDRAGFHEFWYMVYHTLFWTDYYLSESGDGFRPPEPYTLSEFDPEGAFPDRAYSKDEMLEYLGYCRAKCRSAVSALTEESSQQLNAHGRKELTVAELHLYTMRHVQHHSAQLNLLLRQRIDSAPRWVGRTQKSLDQS